From Camelina sativa cultivar DH55 chromosome 7, Cs, whole genome shotgun sequence, one genomic window encodes:
- the LOC104702126 gene encoding MDIS1-interacting receptor like kinase 1-like, with translation MERKPFVGQYLIWVLILLGQLHGHKSCIEKERKALLELKTYLIPVTIAWEQDSALTWTNDTKSDCCQWKRVECNRKSGRIREISFGVRYLKNPLLNLSLLHPFEEVQSLDLSSFGFGNMGFSGLFDDVEGYKSLRRLRNLKTMNLSSNAFNNSIFPFLNAATSLKTLYLQGNQMNGPFLVKELGDLKNLELLDLSSNRFNGSIPVQELSVLAKLKVLDLRVNGFSGLMDLQGKFSQIFHLFI, from the exons atgGAGCGGAAGCCTTTCGTGGGTCAATATTTGATATGGGTATTGATACTGTTGGGGCAGCTACATGGACACAAAAGCTGTattgagaaagagaggaaggCTTTGTTGGAGCTCAAGACATACTTGATCCCAGTGACTATAGCATGGGAGCAAGACTCTGCTCTTACTTGGACGAATGACACAAAGAGTGATTGCTGTCAGTGGAAGAGGGTTGAGTGCAATCGGAAAAGCGGGCGGATTAGGGAGATTTCCTTTGGTGTAAGATACCTTAAGAATCCTCTCCTAAATCTTTCTTTGTTGCATCCCTTTGAAGAAGTTCAAAGTCTGGACTTATCCTCATTTGGGTTCGGAAACATGGGATTCAGTGGCTTGTTTGATGACGTTGAAG GTTATAAAAGCCTAAGGAGATTAAGAAACCTGAAGACTATGAATCTCTCTTCAAATGCATTCAATAACAGCATTTTTCCATTTCTCAATGCCGCAACATCACTCAAAACTTTGTATCTTCAGGGAAACCAAATGAATGGCCCTTTTcttgttaaag AACTTGGAGATTTGAAAAACTTGGAACTGTTGGACCTAAGCAGTAACAGGTTCAATGGCTCCATACCAGTACAAG AGTTATCTGTCCTGGCGAAGCTGAAAGTTCTGGATCTAAGGGTTAATGGGTTTTCAGGCTTAATGGATTTGCAAGGCAAGTTTTCTCAAATATTTCACCTTTTTATATAA
- the LOC104702125 gene encoding glycerophosphodiester phosphodiesterase GDPD5-like isoform X2: MILLVIWLSLLTLCAGRPLYSLPGKEPHTVKLPLQTSRPYNIAHRGSNGEIPEETAASYLRAIEEGTDFIETDILSSKDGVLICFHDVILDETTNVATHKEFADREKTYEVQGFNVTGFFPFDFTLKELIRTKQRYAFRDQQYNDSPKVLLIDDITMPTQDTNQTYAEITSDAYFNYIKQYVVGIGPWKDTIVPVNNNYMLAPTDLVKRAHAHNLQVM; this comes from the exons ATGATCTTATTGGTGATATGGCTATCTCTACTTACTCTGTGTGCCGGGAGGCCATTGTACTCACTCCCTGGTAAAGAACCTCACACTGTTAAGCTTCCACTTCAGACTTCACGTCCTTATAACATCGCACACAGAGGTTCCAACGGAGAGATCCCTGAAGAAACTGCAGCTTCTTACTTG AGGGCAATTGAAGAGGGTACAGACTTCATAGAAACAGATATCTTATCATCCAAAGATGGTGTGCTTATATGTTTCCATGATGTTATCCTTGACGAAACAACTAATGTTGCCACCCACAAGGAGTTTGCTGATCGTGAAAAGACATATGAGGTGCAAGGATTCAACGTCACTGGCTTTTTCCCTT TTGATTTTACTCTCAAAGAACTGATACGTACAAAACAGAGATATGCTTTTCGCGACCAGCAATATAACG ACTCGCCCAAAGTCCTTCTAATAGACGACATAACGATGCCAACACAAGACACTAACCAG ACATACGCAGAAATCACATCAGATGCGTATTTTAACTACATTAAGCAATATGTTGTGGGGATCGGACCATGGAAGGATACAATTGTTCCAGTAAATAACAACTATATGCTAGCCCCAACAGATTTGGTCAAAAGAGCTCATGCACATAATCTACAG GTAATGTAG
- the LOC104702127 gene encoding LRR receptor-like serine/threonine-protein kinase ERECTA, whose translation MNLASNGFQGNLPSSLGNMKEIEFLDISLNNFYRKLPGIFLEGCYSLSFLKMSHNQLSGETFLETANFTNLSVLCMDNNLFTGKIGDGLRSSRSLSMLDISNNGFSGVIPIWIGELPDLYALLLSHNSLEGEIPLSLFNISTLDILDLSENRLSGGIPSLVNSRYPTVLLLQGNNLSGVIPHILLAHVTVLDLKDNRLSGNIHEFIKTQYISILLLRGNNLTGHIPHQLCPLSDIQLLDLSNNRLNGSIPSCLSNTSFGFGNGDSFDGSYFDSGLFSSITFYTNFKSLIVEDQFSKDFKAMTKTIIDFATKHRYDAYWGGNLKLLFAMDLSANELSGEIPVELGGLGEVQALNLSHIKLSGVIPEGFSALKNVESLDVSFNRLQGRIPPQLTDLSSLAVFNVSCNNLSGIIPQGRKFNTFDTQSYLGNPLLCGKPTNTSCERNNFQEPNNGVEAADESTTINMESFYWSSAAAYVTILLGLLASLSFDSPWSRAWFYIVDAFIHKGRRLL comes from the coding sequence ATGAATCTTGCGAGTAATGGTTTTCAAGGAAATCTTCCATCTTCTTTGGGTAACATGAAAGAGATTGAATTTTTGGATATATCTCTCAACAATTTCTACAGGAAGCTACCGGGAATTTTCTTAGAGGGTTGTTATTCTTTGAGTTTCTTGAAGATGTCACATAACCAACTAAGTGGAGAGACATTCCTAGAGACAGCCAACTTTACTAATTTAAGTGTGTTGTGTATGGATAACAACCTGTTTACAGGAAAGATTGGAGACGGTTTGCGGAGCTCGAGATCTTTATCTATGCTTGACATTTCGAACAACGGTTTCTCAGGCGTTATTCCAATCTGGATTGGCGAACTTCCAGATTTATATGCATTACTGCTTTCACACAACTCATTGGAAGGTGAAATACCTCTTTCGTTGTTCAACATATCTACACTAGACATACTAGACCTCTCTGAAAACCGTTTATCTGGGGGAATACCTTCGCTTGTCAATTCTAGATATCCGACAGTGTTGCTCTTGCAAGGCAATAATTTATCAGGAGTAATTCCACACATATTGCTAGCACATGTCACTGTGCTTGATCTGAAAGATAACAGATTGTCCGGAAATATTCATGAGTTCATCAAGACCCAATACATTAGTATTCTTCTTCTGCGGGGGAATAATTTAACAGGTCATATTCCCCACCAATTGTGTCCCCTAAGCGACATCCAGCTTTTGGATCTTTCCAACAATAGACTGAATGGTTCCATACCTTCATGTCTTAGCAATACATCATTTGGTTTTGGGAATGGGGACAGCTTCGACggttcttattttgattctGGACTTTTTTCCTCAATAACGTTCTACACAAATTTCAAATCTCTGATCGTGGAAGATCAGTTTAGCAAGGATTTCAAGGCCATGACCAAGACGATAATTGACTTTGCAACAAAACACCGATATGATGCCTATTGGGGTGGAAATCTGAAATTATTGTTTGCAATGGATCTCTCAGCAAATGAGCTTAGCGGAGAGATCCCAGTAGAGCTTGGAGGTCTTGGGGAAGTACAAGCTCTCAATCTTTCTCACATCAAATTATCAGGTGTGATACCAGAAGGCTTTTCAGCTCTGAAGAATGTGGAAAGCCTTGATGTATCTTTCAACAGATTACAAGGCCGGATCCCACCACAACTTACAGATCTTAGCAGCCTTGCTGTCTTCAATGTCTCATGCAACAATTTATCAGGAATCATTCCACAGGGAAGAAAGTTTAACACCTTCGACACGCAAAGCTACTTAGGTAATCCTCTTCTTTGTGGGAAACCAACCAACACAAGCTGCGAGAGGAATAACTTTCAAGAACCAAATAATGGAGTGGAAGCTGCTGATGAATCCACCACAATCAACATGGAATCTTTCTACTGGAGTTCTGCTGCAGCCTATGTGACAATACTTCTTGGGTTACTCGCATCACTCTCCTTTGATTCTCCTTGGAGCAGAGCTTGGTTCTACATCGTTGATGCTTTCATCCACAAGGGTAGGAGACTGTTGTGA
- the LOC104702125 gene encoding glycerophosphodiester phosphodiesterase GDPD6-like isoform X1, which translates to MILLVIWLSLLTLCAGRPLYSLPGKEPHTVKLPLQTSRPYNIAHRGSNGEIPEETAASYLRAIEEGTDFIETDILSSKDGVLICFHDVILDETTNVATHKEFADREKTYEVQGFNVTGFFPFDFTLKELIRTKQRYAFRDQQYNDSPKVLLIDDITMPTQDTNQTYAEITSDAYFNYIKQYVVGIGPWKDTIVPVNNNYMLAPTDLVKRAHAHNLQVHPYTYRNEHEFIHFNFSQDPYKEYDY; encoded by the exons ATGATCTTATTGGTGATATGGCTATCTCTACTTACTCTGTGTGCCGGGAGGCCATTGTACTCACTCCCTGGTAAAGAACCTCACACTGTTAAGCTTCCACTTCAGACTTCACGTCCTTATAACATCGCACACAGAGGTTCCAACGGAGAGATCCCTGAAGAAACTGCAGCTTCTTACTTG AGGGCAATTGAAGAGGGTACAGACTTCATAGAAACAGATATCTTATCATCCAAAGATGGTGTGCTTATATGTTTCCATGATGTTATCCTTGACGAAACAACTAATGTTGCCACCCACAAGGAGTTTGCTGATCGTGAAAAGACATATGAGGTGCAAGGATTCAACGTCACTGGCTTTTTCCCTT TTGATTTTACTCTCAAAGAACTGATACGTACAAAACAGAGATATGCTTTTCGCGACCAGCAATATAACG ACTCGCCCAAAGTCCTTCTAATAGACGACATAACGATGCCAACACAAGACACTAACCAG ACATACGCAGAAATCACATCAGATGCGTATTTTAACTACATTAAGCAATATGTTGTGGGGATCGGACCATGGAAGGATACAATTGTTCCAGTAAATAACAACTATATGCTAGCCCCAACAGATTTGGTCAAAAGAGCTCATGCACATAATCTACAG GTGCATCCATATACGTACAGGAATGAACACGAATTCATACACTTTAACTTTAGCCAAGACCCATATAAGGAGTACGACTACTGA
- the LOC104702128 gene encoding probable LRR receptor-like serine/threonine-protein kinase At1g74360, with the protein MWRMMRMALATRVKLANHDFESLCLVSFLFYTLITAVVVAGDSLDSDREALLSLRTYLESRNPQNRGVYTEWTREKQDVCNWPGIICTPPGSRVTGINLPDSTISGALFGNFSALTQLTYLDFSRNTIEGSIPDDLSRCHNLKHLNFSHNIIEVKLSLPGLSDLEVLDLSVNRIAGDIQSSFPLFCNSLVVANLSTNNFTGRIDDIFDGCRNLKYVDLSSNGLSGQVWAGFGRTVQFSVADNFLSGNISASRGNCIVEVLDLSGNIFGGEFPGQVSKCQNLSVLNLWGNKFIGNIPAEIGSISSLRGLYLGNNTFSRDIPETLLNLTNLIFLDLSRNKFGGDIQEIFGRFTQVKYMVLHANSYVGGIRSSNILKLPNLLRLDLGYNNFSGELPAEISQIQSLKFLIFAYNNFSGNIPQEYGNMPGLQALDLSFNKLTGSIPASFGNLTSLLWLMLANNSLSGEIPREIGNCRSLLWFNVANNQLSGRFHPELTKMGSNPLPTLEVNRQDNDKIIAGSGECLAMRRWIPEELPPFNFVNAILTEKSCRSLWDHVLKGYGLFPVCTAGSTVRTLKISAYLQLSGNKLSGEIPASISQMNKLSTLHLGFNEFEGKLPSEIGKLPLSFLKLTRNNFSGEIPQEIGYLKCMQNLDLSYNNFSGKFPMSLNDLNELSKFNISYNPFIFGSIPTTGQLATFDQESFLGNPLLQFPSFFNRSGNNTLSSREPDNGREKDDEDDEASIDIVVFYWSTFPFYMTALIGNLGLLYFDCPWSRAWLRLVDAFIASKN; encoded by the exons atgtGGAGGATGATGAGGATGGCATTGGCAACCCGTGTGAAATTGGCAAATCATGATTTTGAATCACTTTGcttggtttctttcttattctaTACTCTGATCACTG CCGTAGTAGTGGCTGGTGATTCTCTGGATAGTGATAGAGAAGCCTTGTTAAGCCTGAGAACGTATCTCGAATCACGGAACCCACAGAACAGAGGAGTCTATACGGAATGGACAAGGGAGAAGCAAGATGTGTGTAACTGGCCTGGGATCATATGTACACCTCCGGGAAGTAGAGTTACCGGGATCAATCTACCTGATTCCACCATTTCAGGTGCTTTATTCGGGAACTTCTCTGCGTTAACGCAGCTCACGTATCTCGATTTTTCGAGGAACACGATCGAAGGGTCGATTCCAGATGACCTGAGCCGTTGTCACAACTTAAAGCATCTTAATTTTTCTCATAATATCATTGAAGTAAAGCTTAGCTTACCTGGTTTATCAGATCTTGAGGTTCTTGATCTGTCGGTGAATAGGATTGCGGGTGATATCCAGTCTAGCTTCCCATTGTTCTGCAACAGCTTGGTTGTTGCAAATCTGTCGACAAACAACTTTACTGGCAGAATCGATGACATCTTCGACGGGTGTAGGAATCTCAAGTATGTTGACCTCAGTTCCAATGGACTCAGTGGACAAGTGTGGGCTGGTTTTGGGAGGACGGTCCAGTTTTCAGTTGCTGATAACTTTCTCTCCGGGAATATCTCAGCTTCCAGGGGGAACTGTATCGTGGAAGTGTTGGATTTATCTGGCAACATTTTCGGTGGGGAGTTTCCAGGCCAAGTTTCCAAGTGCCAGAATCTAAGTGTATTGAATCTGTGGGGAAACAAGTTCATAGGGAACATTCCAGCTGAGATAGGTTCCATATCCTCTCTCAGAGGTTTGTACTTGGGGAATAATACATTCTCTCGAGACATTCCGGAAACTCTCCTGAACTTGACCAACTTGATATTTCTGGATTTGAGCAGAAACAAGTTTGGAGGAGACATTCAAGAAATATTTGGGAGATTCACTCAAGTTAAGTATATGGTCCTGCATGCCAACTCATATGTTGGAGGCATTCGTTCTTCCAACATCCTCAAGTTGCCTAATCTTTTAAGGCTAGATTTGGGCTACAACAACTTCTCGGGAGAGTTACCTGCTGAAATTTCCCAAATCCAAAGTTTGAAGTTCTTGATCTTTGCTTATAATAACTTCAGTGGCAACATACCACAGGAGTATGGGAACATGCCGGGGCTTCAAGCACTCGATCTCTCCTTTAACAAGCTGACCGGTTCAATACCAGCTTCATTTGGAAATTTGACCTCTCTTTTGTGGCTAATGCTTGCAAATAACTCTCTATCAGGAGAAATCCCTCGAGAGATTGGCAACTGCAGGAGCCTTTTGTGGTTTAACGTGGCAAACAACCAGCTCTCTGGTAGATTCCATCCTGAATTGACCAAAATGGGTAGTAATCCTCTTCCAACGCTTGAAGTCAACAGGCAAGACAACGACAAGATAATTGCTGGTTCCGGTGAGTGTTTGGCGATGAGGAGGTGGATTCCAGAAGAGCTCCCTCCTTTCAACTTTGTAAACGCAATTCTTACCGAAAAGAGTTGCAGAAGCCTATGGGACCATGTTCTGAAAGGGTACGGTCTTTTTCCTGTCTGCACTGCTGGTTCCACAGTACGCACACTTAAAATTTCAGCCTATCTTCAGCTCAGTGGAAATAAGCTTTCAGGTGAGATTCCTGCAAGTATCTCTCAGATGAACAAGCTAAGCACGCTACATTTGGGATTCAATGAGTTTGAGGGGAAACTGCCTTCAGAGATAGGAAAATTGCCTCTTTCATTCCTCAAGCTCACCCGGAACAATTTTTCAGGCGAGATTCCTCAAGAAATCGGATATCTCAAGTGCATGCAGAATCTTGATCTGTCTTACAACAATTTCTCAGGAAAATTTCCAATGAGTTTGAATGACTTGAATGAGCTGAGCAAGTTCAACATCTCATATAACCCTTTCATTTTTGGTTCAATACCAACAACGGGACAACTGGCAACTTTTGATCAAGAATCCTTTCTTGGAAATCCGCTGCTGCAGTTTCCTAGTTTCTTCAACCGATCAGGGAACAACACTTTGAGCTCAAGGGAACCAGATAATGGAAGAGAGAAagacgacgaagacgacgaagCTTCTATTGACATTGTGGTCTTCTATTGGAGTACTTTTCCATTTTATATGACTGCACTCATTGGCAATCTTGGACTTCTGTACTTCGATTGTCCTTGGAGTCGAGCATGGCTCCGCCTTGTTGATGCTTTCATCGCCTCAAAAAACTAG